The following are encoded together in the Trichomycterus rosablanca isolate fTriRos1 chromosome 19, fTriRos1.hap1, whole genome shotgun sequence genome:
- the LOC134333388 gene encoding EMILIN-3 gives MKRAPCCLALMPLVLALVLDAADAKGNFYGNPYRYNLFKAGAPPQHNPAKPMSRHKNHCAYIVQKNVTCTMQDGMATYVKADYTTKCIWGQKCPVLMYRTFYKPTYKVGYKMVTELEWRCCPGYSGENCFDGPTPGPDDVTPSFKGPRPGVKGFPWSHPNMPGTDLHPGKPFPFPGGQPDNIPTGQLPSGGPKVGVTGERLDRMEDDLRKLSRGLETLNGLMTGLEERLRVSLRENTKKMLNTMLSSTPHQPDTTVEIGVIPEGVPDAREGSDGFPVFGELIGRVTEVKDELRVKSEMLDELHGMVMGHDGQLKRLMETPGKGDQRLVEELLDTRLDDIRTQILDGFERRLSGLEDHCNEKIGQVQQQCHTEHLNGQEQLQQSLDGRETGLRKELGDLQAQIQGLTVAPGCCGQINDISQRTLLLEESVKGLTESQRQLQTALTEQTLHLETVLDARLLDVESRLNVTEQSETGLDFLGERMDGFNTLLEDKLKNLEERVFVAVEELSNATAPALLEGQVVPALGTEIENLRRHVKGGLDGIQNQLTDLELLCTSACSSAPAPDTGLIQTEVEDCKEKEKEISDRLDSHSDMLNHLNGTLQGLLMQLAQKDQEGSIQGEITLLKVNFNSVNRTIKGLRDSVHLFTNEMSHANSTWQERQHRLASQVQGIADIVGQQGVLLGSGERRLLQLKSELQGMKRRLSGELQSCRGTALDTHREVMGVESRVAQVEGQCSSLGELADQLERIRAELESHSDSYLAQVNGTLASHTQELAQLKDGLQECVNKADK, from the exons AAACCACTGTGCCTACATTGTGCAGAAGAATGTAACCTGTACCATGCAGGATGGAATGGCCACCTACGTCAAGGCAGACTACACCACCAAGTGCATCTGGGGACAGAAGTGTCCAGTACTAAT GTATCGGACGTTCTACAAACCCACGTACAAGGTTGGCTACAAGATGGTGACAGAGCTGGAGTGGCGATGCTGCCCAGGCTACAGTGGCGAGAACTGCTTCGATGGTCCCACACCCGGACCAGATGACGTCACGCCCTCTTTTAAGGGACCAAGGCCTGGCGTGAAGGGTTTCCCATGGAGTCATCCTAACATGCCTGGTACGGATCTGCATCCAGGCAAGCCGTTCCCTTTCCCCGGGGGTCAACCTGATAACATACCGACCGGACAGCTGCCCTCCGGAG GTCCAAAAGTGGGCGTCACTGGCGAGCGGCTGGACCGTATGGAGGATGACCTAAGGAAGCTTTCTCGGGGCCTGGAAACTCTGAATGGCCTGATGACTGGCCTGGAGGAACGCCTCCGCGTCTCGCTCCGAGAGAACACCAAGAAGATGCTGAACACGATGCTGAGCAGCACGCCTCATCAACCGGACACCACTGTGGAAATAGGAGTCATCCCTGAAGGCGTGCCGGACGCCAGGGAGGGCAGCGATGGCTTCCCCGTCTTTGGCGAGCTGATTGGCAGAGTGACGGAGGTCAAGGATGAGCTGCGGGTCAAGAGCGAAATGCTGGACGAGCTCCATGGAATGGTGATGGGCCACGATGGACAGCTGAAGAGGCTGATGGAGACGCCAGGCAAAGGTGACCAGAGACTCGTGGAGGAGCTGTTGGATACCAGGCTGGATGACATAAGGACTCAAATCCTGGATGGTTTTGAGAGGAGACTGAGTGGCCTGGAGGACCACTGCAATGAGAAGATCGGACAG GTACAGCAGCAGTGCCATACGGAGCACCTAAACGGTCAGGAGCAGCTTCAGCAGTCTCTGGACGGCCGTGAAACAGGTTTGAGGAAGGAGCTCGGTGACCTGCAGGCTCAGATCCAGGGTCTCACAGTGGCCCCAGGCTGCTGCGGTCAGATCAACGATATCTCCCAGCGTACCTTGCTCCTGGAGGAATCCGTTAAAGGTCTGACTGAGTCCCAAAGGCAGCTGCAGACGGCACTGACGGAGCAGACGCTTCACCTGGAGACCGTTCTGGATGCTCGATTGTTAGACGTGGAGAGTCGCCTCAACGTCACAGAGCAGAGCGAGACCGGGTTAGACTTTCTGGGTGAAAGAATGGACGGGTTTAATACCCTTCTGGAGGACAAGCTGAAGAACCTGGAGGAGCGTGTGTTCGTAGCCGTAGAGGAGCTAAGCAATGCCACGGCTCCGGCGCTTCTGGAGGGCCAGGTGGTGCCAGCGCTGGGGACAGAGATCGAAAACCTCAGAAGGCATGTTAAAGGTGGTCTGGATGGCATCCAGAACCAGTTGACAGATCTGGAGCTTCTGTGCACATCGGCCTGCTCTTCAGCACCTGCTCCTGACACAGGCCTCATCCAGACGGAGGTGGAGGACTGCAAGGAGAAGGAGAAAGAGATTTCTGATCGATTAGACTCGCACTCAGACATGCTAAACCATCTCAATGGAACCTTGCAGGGCCTCCTGATGCAGCTCGCCCAGAAGGATCAAGAGGGCTCCATACAGGGTGAGATCACCCTTCTTAAGGTTAACTTTAACTCCGTGAACCGCACCATAAAAGGACTGAGAGATTCCGTACACCTGTTCACCAACGAGATGAGccacgcaaactccacatggCAGGAGCGCCAGCACCGTCTGGCTTCGCAGGTCCAGGGAATCGCGGATATAGTGGGCCAGCAAGGGGTTCTCCTGGGCTCCGGAGAGCGCCGGCTGCTGCAGCTGAAATCCGAGCTGCAGGGTATGAAGCGAAGACTCTCGGGCGAGCTCCAGAGTTGCCGCGGAACGGCGCTGGACACTCATCGCGAGGTCATGGGCGTCGAGAGCCGAGTTGCTCAAGTGGAAGGCCAGTGTAGCAGCCTGGGGGAGCTGGCGGATCAGCTGGAAAGGATTCGCGCAGAGCTCGAGAGCCATTCGGACAGCTACCTAGCGCAGGTCAACGGCACCCTGGCCAGCCACACCCAAGAACTGGCACAGCTCAAAGACGGACTCCAGGAGTGCGTAAACAAGGCGGACAAATAG